GGCAGCGCAAGTGCTTCTCCAGCACACTGGGTTTCAGACAGTCCCGGCCACAATGAGGGCACAAATGCTTCCCTGCAGACTTGGGTCTGGCTGCAGACATGGCTGTCCCTGGGCTAGGTCCCTGATGAAGCTCTAGCCCTCCAGGGAAGTGGAGCGTCAGGAAGGGAAGTGCCTCTTTGGCATATAGAGGCGGCACTGGCAGATGCAGGTGGGCGGATTCCTGGGTGGCAGCAGGTAGCTGGGCTTGTGGGTGTATCTGTGCCCGGAGAGGTGGTGGCGCAGCAGGTATCGTGTGGACGAGCATAGTCGTCGGTGGGGCCTGGACGTGCATCCTGTTTTCACTCTGCGCTGAGACTGAGCTGCCGAGCACAGAAACATTCACAAAGCCCTGCCTGccagtctccatggcaacagccgTTGTGATGTTCCAATGCAGGGCCTTTAATTACCTGCAATAGAAACATCGTTTTCATTAGGCCTTCTGCTCGGCATGATCAAAGAATAACTATTTCTGTTTGAATGGGAATGCTGCTCTGGTCTGTGGTTTATAGTGCAAGGCATACAAGTCTTCATTTTCTGAGACATAAACTGTAATTAAACTAGACTGGGATGAATACAATAAGAATGATACAAATAAATATGAATTAGAAACAAAGCATGCCATTAGAGTCAACATTacaggtttttttttgttgtgaaGATGATGAGGATAGTAGTGGGACAACGTTTCTGGGCTACATCAAAGCTAGACTATGCTGTCAAGGTGCAGTATGACACAATATGATTATTATGACAATTTGCAGTGCAGGCGATGCATGGAAATGAATGAAAGCTAACAcgtagactcacacacacatacactgacacacacaacacatgcactACATAGCCATGAATGTGGTAAGAGATTGACtatcagagagagatagagagtgagatagagagagagagagagagagagagagagagagagagagagagagagagagagagagagagagagagagagagagagagagagacagctgtgtCTCATCTGTTGAAATGTGCATGCTGTTGTCTAGATCAGTACACATAAACATATTAGCCTAAATGTATTTTCAAATGTATACATTAAAAAATATCTTTAAGCAAAAGAAGATGTAGTCCTACAGTATGAAAACAGTGTGGCTCAGTGTGACACTGTTGGTATGAGTCACAGATATCCTCATTTGCATTATGATTGTATCAGCCTTAGAATTGTTGGTGGCTTAAAGACGTCTGTTTGATGTGAGTGCAGTTAAAGCACACCCACGCCAAACACTTTCTGTGGCACATTTTACAATGTCAAGTTGTTTTCTGCTCCCCCGttcatttgacttgaacatctATTCCTTTTTTTCTAACTTATCCTCAAAATATTCTAAATTATAATGCTCAAAGTAGAGTTACACAGTCAATGAGAAGCTCTTCCTCATACAGTACCCTGCTATCATTTCCAGTCAGATATGTAAATTTCTGGCATTCATGGACATACAGCCTCCTAACCTTTACTTGACTGAAACAGATCACGTGAACACATAGCATTTAGTGACTAACCTTTTCCTgaaaaataatacaattatGATCAAATAGTTTCAAAGACATTTGGCTTTTGTCTATTGGAGAACTTGGCATATCTGTGTATACTGTAGGTTTATTCTAAACCGAACAAATATGAGACTGTAAATTCACATGTGTGCTATCAAAAAACCTATATTAATATATACCAACCAAAGTGTAgacaaaaaaactaacaaattgAAAGAAATTTACAGATTAGAAAGTTTAAAGTAACACCTGACCACAAACCAAAGTCAACAATATCTTACTTTTCCAGACAGTTGCACCAAATCCACTTCTAATACAATACTGTCCATATAGGTCAACTGGCAAGCTTACAGCATTGTTTATGCTCAATACTGTACTAAACATGCTTACGTCTGTGAGTCATGAAGACTTCTTTTAAAGCAGTTTGGCAGTTTTCTTTGATCAAATCTTTGCTCTTTGCAGAGGAAATGTTTCTGCTGAAGACGACATAGGAACCCTGTAAGCGATGCAAATGAGACCGAATATGCACTACGAGAGAagggggagtgagaaagagacagagagagagaatgagagagagaacaagagagggaacagcaaagagagacagagatcaaCACGAGGGAGAAGGGGCTGCTTGACAGTGCTGTTAAACAAAGACTTTTGATGCATAAGTTGACAAGTACAGAGAGTGATCAgcaaaagaaagaaacagagaagaaTATGAACTGAAAAGCACAGATGGTCACATTCTGAGTATGAGGAATTGCAGAACTGAAAGTATCAACAACATTTGCAATAGAAGGAGGAAGTTCTCTGACGCATCGAGCCTTACCTGTTACAGTACATCTCTCccagactgactgactcactCTAACATCAACACACTGTGAGCCACTACCTGAATACTTCCTCTGATAAAATCTCTCTGCTTTCCTTCCTCTAACcacacctcacccacccacTCGCAGGGCACAAGAAAGATTCAGTGGGTGTAGTCAGCAAATCATAGGGTTGCGCTGGCATTGTCGTTGCCCATGAGGGTAAACAGATAATAGATGGAAGTGTTTGCAGAGAACATCCCACCCACTATCATAACCACAGCCTTTTTTGCCAATGTATGCATAGTCCCATCTGTGTCCATGAGTATAGGTGTCTTATGTGTTTAAGAGGGCAGAGGAGTGGAGGCTGCTTTTGGGAATAACAAAAAGTTTCAGTCTGCAAatgtattctgtttttgagggGAATACCAATAGTGCAATATGTATTCATGTGAATGGTTACTTAAGACTGGTGTAAAAATGACAACTGCTATCCTACTGTCTATTGTATATTTTCTTCTCTAACAGCAAGATTTTTTAGTCACGGAGTAAAAACAAATTGATATTTTTCTAAATAAATTACCTCTTCTGATCCCAAAAAAGCCACAAGTTATTATTGTACAAACGGAGCACACTTGTGTCCATGTGTGCAGTCTTTTTCTCTGCTTTGTGAGATGTTGATAAAGCGAGCATCATTCTGCACTGTCTAGGCTGTAAAGGCCTAAAGGCCACTGACACTAGCCGACTGTGTGAACTAGGTCTTCAACCAGTTTCAGGTGGCAGGATTGTAAAATTGTGTCAATAGAAGAAATCAGCAGTACACCAGTCTCCAAGGCAACTGAGGGGGGATGGTTGTGTTGGCATGGTAACGAAACACCTCCTGCCATTCTCGAAATGTGTTAAGGAGTTTTGGCAGGGGACTGACTAATACAAATGTTAAAGTTATTGGTAGCTTTAGCACCTGACTATTGTCTACCACACATAAATGTCTACAAAACATAAATTATCTGGATTGGTACTTGAAATAATTCAGGGGACCACACATGCCAAGTTTGTTGCTATTCATGCATTGCATgatgcaaaaatgtgtttgggtGCTGATAGTTAGTGTTCTGGCATCAGATCAGCAttaataacatttacatttacatttagtcatttagcagacgctcttatccagagcaacttacagtaagtacagggacattcccccgaggcaagtagggtgaagtgccttgcccaaggacacaacgtcagttggcatgaccgggaatcgaactggcaaccttcggattactagcccgattccctcaccgctcagctgaCTCCCCGTGACTCCACCTAATAACTCGaggattattttgtattatgcgCCAAACCGATATACTGACACTGCTACGTGACTGAAAGGATAACTAAAACAAAAATGCAACAATTAGATCAAAAATTTCGGAGCAACTAAAAAATCTCATAGACAATTGCTACCAATACTTGCGCGCCCCCGTCTGGATTTCTCAGAATGCGCATTTGCGCTCTCCGTCTATGCCGTATTTATATGAAAATCGAAGTCTAATACTAAGAACTGGTCCAGAATATTTTTTGCACATTTTGGCcaatgcatttttttttacattcgggTAGGCCAACTGCTCCTAGATCCGTTCTTAACGTCTGACTGTGTTATGGACGACTTCCTTTCGGCTACAACGTGGCGTACACATGACGCAAATACGTTGAGTTTGGAGAATTCAACCTACGGCGCACATTTAGCATGCAGCGCTTTTGGAAACAGCGCCTCTCTTATCAAGGTAGTATTGTAACTAGCTAGCTTATTAGCTGCTTCAATTCAAGTGAACATATGAAGTAGCTACTTTAGATACTGTAAAATACTTGACATATTGATTTAGCTATTGAGGTAATCTTAACGCACTCCACAATGACTTGCTAGGTACTGTATCTATGCTAGGCTACGTTATATTAGCTGGCTTCGACTGCTGCACTAAGTGCTACTTAGCCAGCTAGCAAGTTTCATTGATTACATTTGGCAATAATACTACCGAACTTGCTCTCTAGGTAGCCATTAGCAATCCATTACCGCAGttgtctagctagctagctagctagctacaaaaGTGTGCCCGGAGTAAAGTATACAACCAGAGCAATTATACTAGCTATATAAATGTAACCAAAAAGCGTCGGCAAAGCTAACAGATATGAATTATTTAATATGCTGGTGATGACTAACGTCGTGCAtgtgttgtttttatttcagaTACTTTGTTGTAATCGTCACATCTGAAAATCATAACTTGCTAATTAAGATGTATCGCCCTAAACCGACTTTAAGGGACCGACAGCACCTATACAAGCTTATAATCAGCCAACTTCTCTATGATGGCTACACCAACATTGCCAACAACCTCATCAACGAGGTGAAGCCACCCAGTGTGGTGTCACCATCTGAACAGCTGATGCAGCTTGCAAAAATTGGTATGTTGGATTTGTATAGCTTGATTTTCACGTTTCTATGCAATGACAGTAAAACTTGTAAACCTATCATTTGTCACAGGTATGGAAAACGATGATAGTGCGGTTCAATATGCCATTGGTCGGTCAGACACAGTGGCACCTGGTGTGGGAATTGACCTGGAGTTTGACGCAGATGTGCAGACCATGTCTCCCGAAGCCTCAGAATACGAGACCTGCTATGTAACATCTCACAAGGGGCCATGTCGTGTTGCCACTTACAGCCGTGATGGCCAACTCATTGCCACAGGCTCTGCTGATGCCTCCATCAAGATCTTGGACACAGAGCGCATGCTGGCTAAAAGTGCCATGCCCATTGAGGTGAGGCTTGtctgagagaaagggagcgcAGCCATCATCACTCATCATTTACCATGAAATGTTGCACGTTGGAAAGTTGTAGCTGTGCCCTCATGGCTCTCATTGTTCTGTAGGTGATGATGAATGAGACCGCCCAGCAGAACATGGAGAACCACCCAGTGATTCGGACACTGTATGACCATGTGGATGAGGTCACTTGCCTTTCCTTCCATCCTACTGAACAGATCCTAGCCTCTGGATCCCGTGACTACACCCTCAAACTCTTTGACTACTCAAAACCGTCTGCGAAAAGAGCTTTTAAGCATATTCAGGTAAACTTCTGTTGATACTATTATCTATTTACAATACAGCTCTTTTGTGATCTTTATCCACCaaatgtttattattttgtgaTGTTTATTCACAAAAATGTGTTTCCCACCAGTCCTCTCTCCTTGCGCATATACATTTTATGCATTTGACACAATGGCTTTATTCCTGACTGTCCACTTCTGGGAATCCACTCCACAGGAAGCGGAAATGCTTCGGTCTATATCCTTCCATCCATCAGGTGACTTTCTGTTAGTGGGAACCCAGCATCCCACCCTGAGACTCTATGATGTCAACACCTTCCAGTGCTTTGTATCATGCAACCCATTGGaccagcacacagacaccatcTGTTCCGTCAACTACAACCCCAGTGCCAACAGTTATGTCACATGCAGCAAGGATGGCAGCATCAAGCTGTGGGATGGAGTGTCAAACCGTTGTGTGACCACCTTTGACAAGGCTCACGACGGTGCTGAGGTCTGCTCTGCCGTATTCTCCAAGAACTCAAAGTACATTCTGTCAAGTGGGAAAGACTCTGTGGTAAAGCTGTGGGAGATCTCTACTGGACGCACACTTGTCAAGTACACAGGTGAGGATGCTACCTTAACACATAAAGCTGTAATGACAAATGGATAATGTTATGAGATACACTGTTAAATCTGGTCAGATTAACAAGTGTCCATTTTTGTCCATCGACACCTGCTTGCCCATATGCAATACTGAACGTAAGAGCCTTACCTGCATCTTCTGAGATGATGATTTATTTTGAGAAAGTCCAGTGTTACAGTGTCGTCCCTCTTCTCACAGGTGCGGGCTTGAGTGGTCGCCAGATGCACCGCACGCAGGGTGTGTTCAACCACACAGAGGACTACGTCCTTCTGCCTGATGAGCGCACCATCAGCTTGTGCTGTTGGGACTCGCGCTCGGCCGAGAGGAAGAACCTTCTGTCCCTGGGCCACAACAACATTGTCCGCTGTATTGTCCACTCGCCCACCAACCCTGGCTTCATGACCTGCAGCGATGACTTCAGGGCCCGCTTCTGGTACCGCCGCACCACCACAGACTGAGGGAGCAGGGATCCCACTGAACCCTCATAGCCTCATAGGTCCTGCAGGCCTGATGACAGTCACTAATCTTTCACCATCAGATCCTCTTTCTGTAGCTTTTTGTAGCTAACAAAGTTTTGAGGACATTTTGTTTTAAACTTGCTTTTCTGTCAGTGGCAGTGGTATTCAGGACTTCTGATTACCTTGAAGCCATCGTCTCACTGTTTGCATCCTCATCGAGCCACAGCCTGGGGGCGCTGTTTTCCATAGATGTTGGGATAATATTTCTGAATGACCATTGCAGCACAATATTCAATTTTAAACAGAGCCTATTTTAGGATCTAAATTGCATCTAACCAGACAAACATTGACATGTGGCTACAAGTCTTTCCACACAGTTTTGGTGGGGGGAAAAGAATGACTTTAGTTGACAATTCtttgtattttctttctgtactgtatacattgtgtcaattttttttattaaaggcAATTATTTCCATATTGAATTTTCCTTTTTTCGGGTATATATATATGACAGATATTTTTGGAAGTGATGTGCTTGCATGTCATCTCAGTAAATGCATGCAATTCACACAGAGGGCCATTAGCCTTTATTAATAATTCAGATAGTACATTTATCTCCACTGGTCTGACACAGTGCCAAATACCATGTGTTTACTGAAATGCACTGTGGTCTTAGACTAGGCTACACCTCCGACACCATGCATTCAGATACCACAGTTCTCATTTCTGATCATTGACGTACCATTGGGGTCAGGTATTTCCTGTAAGGGGTCTGCCATTTCACAAGAAGTATAAAAGCCACAAATAACTAAGACAATTataatattataatatattataatattagatcagattttcctgggaaccctctcgttgctgctccgtactgtttttggactttgaagaagttgaatttggaatatgatcagaactttgaaaaaagtatccacaacagtgcctctgtcagttgtgtgtctatgtaaactgcaaaggtagcccacatgacctcaactttcttactatgattgcctcaatgcacttcattaagacgtacaacagaactgaaagcttaatttaggtggggggagggagggttggggcgtggagtgttacttgcacgggtgtgattgataccgtctggcacttttggccttgtttgaacacacactggagccctgtcttgtaatgtttctaatatatattaaagaaacttaatatatattaaagaaacttgggttcatcaaagatttattaactaagtagcaactagcaaacgcggtcaacatgtgccttcagtttggtgtgtgtgtcttctactaaagaacctgctgccatgtcgtcaagattgtaggcctgcagatcacaggaacattttttttttaagctagtcgttgctgccctctggtgttcgcaagtaataacacccccaatagtttcacatttttccccctctctctctttttcacttgtgccagtatgcataatacggccgatcaaacaaaatGAGTagatggctcgttataccgtttgtgttatatggatattccgtaattccaaaatgaaacaaaacaacggaaaccaagcctttccccatcatctggttctgacttccgaaatggacaaatcgatattacgagactatttttcatcttttgcagatatcagcataaaggatatggaataatcaaaacaacgattaatggctcgttatagcatttgtgttatatggttatttcattattcaaaaaaaaaacgaaacaaccaaaaacaagccgttatacttaaatgtgttttcgatttactaaagtgacaaaacgatattacggccctattttgcgtttgtcaacacgggttgcaaattagaaaaaccaatggccacaaggtacacggacccacTAACATCCCTCACTCTGATCTTCTCAGGCATTGGCCTTTCTCAATGTTGTCCTGGCAACAATGGCCATTGGCTTAAGAATgcatgtttttcttttaactCCCAATGAATACATTTCCAAAAATCAACAGATAAATTCAACCCAAAAGAAAATGATAGAACATGAAGAAAGatgagtctgtttttttctcgATAAACCAAATTAGTTAGTGAAAaagaacatttgtattttggttGTATTCTAATAACTTCATTGAAGTTCTTTGAAGAAATGGTCGgccatggagagacagaggtaatTAGAAAAGGGTGGGACAAGGATGAAAAGGACTCAAGCAAAGCCAATAGGACTGCGAGAAAGTAGCTATGTCAAAGACTTTGGGTAAGCTCTCCCCGCCCCTGTGTGTAAAGAGTCTGGCTCCCAGTGACAgctcagagaatgtgtgtgctcGAGCAGGCTAATAAACCACAAAGCTCTGGCTTTACACCGAGGTTGCACACACTCCTAGTCATGACTGAGTGTCAGGATATCTGATTTGGAATATTTAGCATTTCTTACTTTGTAATCCCTATTTGGAAATGGAGGTGAGTGTTTCACCCGATGTCGACTTAATATATGATTATTCAATTCAAATAGTTCAAGAAAAATATTCAGGAAATCATTGTAAGGTTCAATGTTTTCAattgttattttattgattGCATTATTTTCTTTGGATTATCAGTTAAAGGAATCTTAACTTGTCTACTGTCTCTTAAGATTTCACTTTGTTGCGGTGTAAGCGACCTGTTATTTCCATGTATAGCCCCCCAACTTACAACACTCCTATACTCTGCTGTTGTAACATGATAGTGTTGGTCCTTTGAGAGTGTGTTGCAGATTGGCGTTTATAAGCCTCATTAACACACTCCTTGAAGCTATATGAAATCAAGCTGTTGAACTATTCATTGGACCTTCAAGCTACAATATGGCTCCTTAAGTCTTCTCAGTTTGTGAAACTTGGTTGTTCTGCTAGGTCAGATGGTAGGAGTGAGGAAGAACATAATTCCTACACTTTTATGTCAGGTTTAATTGATCATTGTATTTAATATTTTAGCAAAATCTTTGGCATCTTATACATATCCTACCTAATGACAtttattgtcatttagcagatgcagaATTAAAAGCAGATGGAATTCTCTGTCTGAACAGTTATTTTTTATTAGTATTTACCATGTCACCATTTTGTTGGTGGTTCATATTAAGCTCTATCCAGACACATATTCCCATAGATActgattttacatttatgtaaaGGTTGCAGAAGGAAGAATTTGGGGGTAtacttctctctttatctctgtttctgtatttctgtctcTTCAACCTTCCCTCTACCTCTTGCTTGCTGGTTGGTCCCAGCTGGGTTCATTCTGTCATCCTGACAGAACTGATTGGATATGGCAAGACTTGTGTGTAATACTGAGAGTTTCACTGTCACAACTGCTTGATAGAAGACGGAAGATGGTATTACACAGCTATATATTCACAGGTAATGATATAACATGAATCAACAgcattccacagcacattcatTCCAGAAGAATGAGTTATCATAAGAACTTCATATCATTCAGAGAAACTGTGGAAAAGTGGCAGAAGCGTCATCATTATACATCCTGCAAACGCTATGCACTGGGAACTAGCCCATTTCAATGTATTCTTCTCAACAACCTTAAGCACTCACAAGCTCATTTCTTAAGTACTGTATTATAAAATGTCCACACTATAGGGTGTCAGTAGATATTTCACAACTGAAAGCTGGTGTGGATAAATTGAATAATGTTCTTGACCTCCCACACAGGAAAGTTAAAATCAGCATGACTTTTCCCAAGTAGTCTGTTAACCAGTCTTGATCCATGTCCATAACATCAGACACGAATCAGCTGCAAATGTAAACGGCTTCATCTAACTTTCCTTAAACATGCTGTGAGCTTGGGTTGGGTGGAAAGAGTTTGGTTTAAGGAGACAAAATATGGTGGCCATGATGTGCTCAGAGCTGATCAGGAAGAGGTTTAGGGCAATGACGAGTGCCTAGCCATAGACAAAACAGAAGAGGAAGTTGAAAAGGAAGTCTACTTTTAAATAAAACCAGAGGGTGAATATAGATATGGTGCTGCATCAAGTCTCCTGCACTACAGAGTGAATCTTCTGGTGTTAGTAATCAAGCATTACTTTTCCTGGCAGGATATTGCACGATTCCTAATATCCACATCTGCCTTGTATAGTTTTATCATAACTATTTTAAGTGTGTACTATTGTTTCATATAGGAGTTTAGTTTTATTTGGTGTCTTGAGAAGTTCTTAtcagtagtttggattttgTGTGAAATTTGACATAGTTCTCAAGAGTTCATATACAGGAAATACCAGGGCAGCTGTAAGCAGGCAAAGTCACTGCCATGGACCAGAATTAGCTTCAACCTCTTCTTCAGTTTGTTTAGATCTGAATTGGATTTTCCATGGGATACAATGAGTTTCCCTATACCTACAGTATGATGGATGTCACTGGACTAGATTGAATattgacataaacacacactgtgggaAAGTTTTTTTAATGTGAAATTTATGGGAAATCTTCCTGTCCTGGTTTGAACAGAGAACTTCATCTAAACTTCTGTTTGTGCTGCCTCTGGCTTGCATAGACATAGACATTTCCCCACAGTTCCAACATTTAGTACAAGTGAATCACACAGCAACAGAATATGATATTTGAATGGTTAACTAAGTATCACTGTTCATCATTTTGTAGGGAAATTGTGAAATCCTTTCATAATTTTTTGTTCTGTCCAACACTCTGATTTGTATCAAAAAAATCTCTTTAGTATTTTTCTCAGTCTAACAAATTCCTTGCACCTATGCTGGCGTTGCCATTCAGCTGATTGACCATGAGGTGCTGACCTGACCTAGGGGTCATGACCAGGCTGtcaaaaggtcaaaggtcaaagtgAGCTAGGGGGAATGGTTCCCATACTGTTTTCTACTGCCCAGAGTCTTTGGTAGAAAGAGGTGTTAGAGTGTCAA
The window above is part of the Osmerus mordax isolate fOsmMor3 chromosome 1, fOsmMor3.pri, whole genome shotgun sequence genome. Proteins encoded here:
- the cstf1 gene encoding cleavage stimulation factor subunit 1 isoform X1; amino-acid sequence: MCCFYFRYFVVIVTSENHNLLIKMYRPKPTLRDRQHLYKLIISQLLYDGYTNIANNLINEVKPPSVVSPSEQLMQLAKIGMENDDSAVQYAIGRSDTVAPGVGIDLEFDADVQTMSPEASEYETCYVTSHKGPCRVATYSRDGQLIATGSADASIKILDTERMLAKSAMPIEVMMNETAQQNMENHPVIRTLYDHVDEVTCLSFHPTEQILASGSRDYTLKLFDYSKPSAKRAFKHIQEAEMLRSISFHPSGDFLLVGTQHPTLRLYDVNTFQCFVSCNPLDQHTDTICSVNYNPSANSYVTCSKDGSIKLWDGVSNRCVTTFDKAHDGAEVCSAVFSKNSKYILSSGKDSVVKLWEISTGRTLVKYTGAGLSGRQMHRTQGVFNHTEDYVLLPDERTISLCCWDSRSAERKNLLSLGHNNIVRCIVHSPTNPGFMTCSDDFRARFWYRRTTTD
- the cstf1 gene encoding cleavage stimulation factor subunit 1 isoform X2, coding for MYRPKPTLRDRQHLYKLIISQLLYDGYTNIANNLINEVKPPSVVSPSEQLMQLAKIGMENDDSAVQYAIGRSDTVAPGVGIDLEFDADVQTMSPEASEYETCYVTSHKGPCRVATYSRDGQLIATGSADASIKILDTERMLAKSAMPIEVMMNETAQQNMENHPVIRTLYDHVDEVTCLSFHPTEQILASGSRDYTLKLFDYSKPSAKRAFKHIQEAEMLRSISFHPSGDFLLVGTQHPTLRLYDVNTFQCFVSCNPLDQHTDTICSVNYNPSANSYVTCSKDGSIKLWDGVSNRCVTTFDKAHDGAEVCSAVFSKNSKYILSSGKDSVVKLWEISTGRTLVKYTGAGLSGRQMHRTQGVFNHTEDYVLLPDERTISLCCWDSRSAERKNLLSLGHNNIVRCIVHSPTNPGFMTCSDDFRARFWYRRTTTD